One segment of Opisthocomus hoazin isolate bOpiHoa1 chromosome 22, bOpiHoa1.hap1, whole genome shotgun sequence DNA contains the following:
- the HRH2 gene encoding histamine H2 receptor, whose amino-acid sequence MDPCYNHTSSQERMDFTLQLLVGSCLAILIMITLCGNIIVCLAVTLDRRLRSLTNCIIVSLAITDLLLGLLVLPFSAFYELAKEWPFGSTLCNIYTSLDVMLCTASILNLFLISLDRYFAVTTPLRYSQLVTPFRVTVGLVVIWTVSLMVSFLPIHLGWNTNGTAVQNTVPSCNTECTLEVNPMYGLVDALLTFYIPLVIMCITYYRIFKIAREQAKRINHTWCCSSNTPMPPMVKEHKATVTLAVVLGAFTVCWFPYFTVFTYRGMWGDSRVKGTPMSIVLWLGYANSALNPILYGTLNRDFRLAYQHLLHCWRTGGPRSSHLPPLQKTQPRGRSCRQSQGRQEGKRLKLEMKNGKGILLTGGALKSTGAFP is encoded by the exons ATGGATCCGTGTTACAACCATACAAGCTCTCAAGAAAGGATGGACTTCACCCTGCAGCTGCTGGTCGGGTCCTGCCTTGCCATCCTCATCATGATCACTCTCTGCGGTAACATCATCGTCTGCCTGGCTGTCACCCTtgaccgccggctccgcagcttGACAAACTGCATCATCGTCTCCTTGGCCATCACCGACCTGCTGCTGGGCCTCCTGGTGCTGCCGTTCTCTGCATTCTATGAACTTGCCAAAGAGTGGCCCTTTGGCAGCACTTTGTGCAATATCTACACCAGCCTGGATGTCATGCTGTGCACGGCTTCCATCCTCAATCTCTTCCTGATCAGCCTGGACCGCTATTTTGCTGTCACCACCCCACTCCGCTACAGCCAGCTGGTCACTCCCTTCCGGGTGACTGTTGGTTTGGTTGTTATTTGGACCGTTTCGCTGATGGTCTCCTTCCTACCCATCCACCTGGGCTGGAACACCAACGGGACAGCAGTCCAAAACACAGTCCCCAGCTGCAACACGGAGTGCACGCTGGAGGTGAACCCTATGTATGGGCTAGTGGACGCCTTGCTCACCTTCTACATCCCCTTGGTCATCATGTGCATCACCTACTACCGGATATTCAAGATAGCGAGGGAGCAAGCCAAGAGGATAAACCACACATGGTGCTGCAGCAGCAACACCCCCATGCCACCCATGGTGAAAGAGCACAAAGCCACCGTGACACTGGCGGTGGTCCTGGGAGCATTCACTGTGTGCTGGTTCCCCTATTTCACAGTGTTCACGTACCGGGGGATGTGGGGGGACAGCAGGGTGAAAGGCACACCCATGTCCATCGTCCTCTGGCTGGGCTATGCCAACTCAGCCCTGAACCCCATTCTCTACGGGACGCTCAACAGGGATTTCCGTCTGGCATACCaacacttgctgcactgctggaggacTGGGGGCCCCAGGAGCTCCCACCTGCCTCCCCTCCAGAAGACCCAGCCcaggggaaggagctgcaggcagagtcagggcaggcaggagggtaAACGCCTGAAACTGGAGATGAAGAACGGGAAGGGGATCTTGCTGACCGGTGGAGCCCTCAAGAG CACTGGAGCTTTCCCGTGA